The Arthrobacter sp. NicSoilC5 genome has a window encoding:
- the cycA gene encoding D-serine/D-alanine/glycine transporter, whose product MTTHSPTSPGGGAPHLERQLSNRHIQLIAIGGAIGTGLFMGSGKTISAAGPSVIFVYMIIGFMLFFVMRAMGELLLSNLNYKSFSDFAADLLGPWAGFFTGWTYWFCWVITGIADVIAIAGYSRELWPGVPLWIPGLATVAILLLLNLTTVKAFGETEFWFALIKIVAIAALIIVGLFMIFTGFQSDAGPATFTNLWSHGGFFPNEFMGFVAGFQIAVFAFVGIELVGTTAAEAKNPERNLPKAINSIPIRVLLFYVGALIILMAVTPWTEFRAGHSPFIAMFSLAGLGAAATVVNLVVLSSAMSSANSGIYSTSRMVFGLAQEGDAPDVFGKLSRRKVPQNALFLSCVLLLSGVVLMYAGQDVGKAFDMVTTVSAVCFVFVWSIILASYIAFRRRRPHLHEASKFKMPGGVAMVWVVFAFFAFVIWTLTTQPDTLVALLVTPVWFILLGAAWFVLRRRPAHQARFATFQAELQADQDFTDAAAGKAVRTGAAAEAGEERVNR is encoded by the coding sequence ATGACGACCCATTCCCCGACGTCCCCCGGCGGCGGAGCCCCGCACCTGGAGCGGCAGCTCAGCAACCGCCACATCCAACTGATCGCCATCGGCGGTGCAATCGGCACCGGCCTGTTCATGGGCTCCGGCAAGACCATCTCGGCGGCCGGCCCATCAGTGATCTTCGTGTACATGATCATCGGCTTCATGCTGTTCTTCGTCATGCGTGCCATGGGTGAACTGCTGCTCAGCAACCTCAACTACAAGTCCTTCAGCGACTTTGCCGCCGACCTGCTGGGTCCGTGGGCCGGCTTCTTTACGGGCTGGACCTACTGGTTCTGCTGGGTCATCACCGGCATCGCGGATGTCATCGCCATCGCCGGCTACTCCCGTGAACTGTGGCCCGGGGTGCCCCTGTGGATTCCCGGCCTGGCCACCGTGGCCATCCTGCTCCTGCTGAACCTCACCACGGTGAAGGCGTTCGGCGAGACGGAGTTCTGGTTCGCACTCATCAAGATCGTTGCCATTGCCGCACTGATCATCGTTGGCCTGTTCATGATCTTCACCGGTTTCCAGTCCGACGCCGGCCCTGCCACCTTCACCAACCTGTGGAGCCATGGCGGATTCTTCCCGAACGAGTTCATGGGCTTCGTGGCCGGCTTCCAGATCGCCGTCTTCGCCTTCGTGGGCATCGAGCTGGTGGGCACCACGGCGGCCGAGGCCAAGAACCCGGAGCGCAACCTGCCCAAGGCCATCAACTCCATCCCCATCCGCGTGCTCCTCTTCTACGTAGGCGCCCTCATCATCCTGATGGCCGTCACCCCCTGGACCGAGTTCAGGGCCGGCCACAGCCCCTTCATCGCCATGTTCTCCCTGGCAGGCCTGGGCGCCGCGGCCACCGTGGTCAACCTCGTGGTGCTGAGCTCCGCGATGTCCTCCGCGAACTCCGGCATCTACTCGACCTCCCGCATGGTCTTCGGCCTTGCCCAGGAAGGCGACGCTCCCGACGTCTTTGGCAAACTGTCCCGGCGCAAGGTGCCCCAAAACGCACTGTTCCTCTCCTGCGTGCTGCTGCTGTCCGGCGTCGTCCTCATGTACGCGGGCCAGGACGTGGGCAAAGCCTTTGACATGGTGACCACCGTCTCCGCCGTCTGCTTCGTCTTTGTCTGGTCCATCATCCTGGCCAGCTACATCGCCTTCCGCCGCCGCCGGCCGCACCTGCATGAAGCATCGAAGTTCAAGATGCCCGGCGGTGTTGCCATGGTCTGGGTGGTCTTCGCCTTCTTCGCCTTCGTAATCTGGACCCTCACCACCCAGCCGGACACCCTGGTGGCCCTCCTGGTCACCCCGGTGTGGTTCATCCTGCTGGGCGCCGCATGGTTCGTCCTCCGCCGCCGCCCCGCACACCAGGCCCGTTTCGCTACGTTCCAGGCTGAACTGCAGGCGGACCAGGACTTCACCGACGCCGCAGCCGGCAAGGCTGTCCGTACGGGTGCCGCCGCAGAAGCGGGGGAAGAGCGGGTCAACCGGTGA
- the gcvT gene encoding glycine cleavage system aminomethyltransferase GcvT: MTENYTALYEEHKKLGASFTDFGGWQMPLKYSSELAEHHAVRNAAGLFDLSHMGEVWVTGPQAAAFLDYVLVGKLSAIADGKAKYSLICNEDGGIIDDLITYRFGDEKYLVVPNAGNAPTVAAALAERAAAFDVTVEDASAATSLVAVQGPKAEAILLKLTDESQHALVTDLKYYAFNEVTVAGHDVILARTGYTGEDGFELFLPNEGAASLWESVAQAGEEFGIVPCGLASRDSLRLEAGMPLYGNELSLERSPFDAGLGPVVALKSKEGDFVGRAALEAAKEAGPKRKLVGLKGHGRRAGRGGYPVLKDGNVVGEVTSGQPSPTLGYPVALAYVDVEHAELGTALDVDLRGKAEPFEIVALPFYKRQK, from the coding sequence ATGACTGAGAACTACACGGCTCTTTACGAAGAGCACAAGAAGCTTGGCGCCTCCTTCACCGACTTCGGTGGCTGGCAGATGCCGCTCAAGTACAGCTCCGAACTGGCTGAACACCACGCCGTCCGCAACGCTGCCGGCCTGTTCGACCTCTCCCACATGGGCGAAGTGTGGGTCACCGGGCCCCAGGCCGCGGCTTTCCTGGACTACGTCCTGGTGGGCAAACTGTCCGCCATCGCGGACGGCAAGGCCAAGTACTCGCTGATCTGCAATGAAGACGGCGGCATCATCGACGACCTCATCACGTACCGTTTCGGCGATGAGAAGTACCTGGTGGTTCCCAACGCCGGCAACGCCCCCACCGTGGCGGCCGCCCTCGCCGAACGCGCTGCCGCCTTCGACGTGACGGTGGAGGACGCTTCGGCGGCAACCTCGCTGGTCGCAGTCCAGGGACCCAAGGCCGAGGCCATCCTGCTCAAGCTCACGGACGAGTCCCAGCACGCCCTGGTCACCGACCTGAAGTACTACGCGTTCAACGAAGTCACCGTGGCCGGCCACGATGTCATCCTGGCCCGCACCGGCTACACCGGTGAAGACGGCTTTGAACTCTTCCTCCCGAACGAAGGCGCCGCTTCCCTGTGGGAGTCCGTGGCCCAGGCCGGGGAAGAGTTCGGCATTGTCCCCTGCGGCCTCGCATCCCGCGATTCGCTTCGCCTTGAAGCGGGCATGCCGCTGTACGGCAACGAGCTCTCGCTGGAGCGTTCGCCGTTCGACGCCGGCCTTGGCCCCGTAGTTGCCCTCAAGTCCAAGGAAGGCGACTTCGTGGGACGGGCCGCACTTGAGGCAGCCAAGGAAGCCGGCCCCAAGCGCAAACTCGTTGGCCTGAAAGGGCACGGCCGCCGTGCCGGCCGTGGCGGCTACCCCGTCCTCAAAGACGGAAACGTGGTGGGCGAGGTGACCTCGGGCCAGCCGAGCCCCACCCTTGGCTACCCCGTGGCACTGGCCTACGTCGACGTCGAGCACGCTGAGCTGGGCACCGCACTGGACGTGGACCTGCGCGGCAAGGCCGAGCCCTTCGAAATCGTCGCGCTGCCCTTTTACAAGCGCCAGAAATAG
- a CDS encoding 5-oxoprolinase subunit PxpA, translated as MDLNADVGQSFGSWTAGGDPAMFQLATSVNVACGLHAGDPVTMLDSCRAAYELDVTVGAHLGYRDMAGFGRRSLDMSFDELFGDVLYQLGALDGVAHAVGASVDFVKPHGALYDTLIHDAEQASALVAAVNAYDPGLPILGFPGSELLKQAKEAGHPVFTEAFADRAYYADGTLVPLSREDAMLNDVDTIVERAVRLATKGEVVAIDGSIVTVQPDSLRLQGGSPGAVETAAKVRAGLEAAGVELEAFA; from the coding sequence TTGGATCTAAACGCTGATGTAGGCCAATCATTCGGCTCCTGGACCGCGGGTGGCGATCCGGCGATGTTCCAGCTGGCCACCAGTGTCAACGTAGCGTGCGGCCTCCACGCAGGCGATCCCGTCACGATGCTGGACAGCTGCCGGGCGGCTTACGAACTTGACGTCACCGTGGGTGCGCACCTTGGGTACCGCGATATGGCCGGTTTTGGCCGGCGCTCGCTGGACATGAGCTTTGATGAGCTATTTGGCGACGTGCTGTACCAGCTGGGCGCGCTCGACGGCGTCGCCCATGCCGTGGGTGCCTCGGTGGACTTCGTGAAGCCACACGGTGCGCTGTATGACACCCTGATCCATGATGCTGAGCAAGCCTCCGCTCTCGTGGCGGCCGTGAACGCCTACGATCCTGGACTTCCCATCCTGGGCTTCCCGGGGTCGGAGCTGCTGAAGCAGGCAAAGGAGGCCGGCCACCCCGTATTCACCGAGGCCTTCGCCGACCGCGCCTACTACGCCGACGGCACCCTGGTGCCGCTGTCCAGGGAAGACGCCATGCTGAACGACGTCGACACCATCGTTGAGCGGGCCGTTCGCCTGGCCACAAAAGGCGAAGTGGTGGCCATCGACGGGTCCATCGTCACCGTCCAGCCGGACTCCCTGCGACTGCAGGGCGGCAGCCCCGGCGCCGTGGAGACGGCGGCAAAAGTTCGGGCAGGTCTTGAGGCCGCGGGCGTGGAGCTGGAGGCCTTCGCGTAG
- the gcvP gene encoding aminomethyl-transferring glycine dehydrogenase: protein MTIQSLPSAFADRHIGARRRADVDTMLKAVGYDSVDGLVDIAVPNSIRQSKPLALKDALSEVEVLAELRRLAAKNKTAVQMIGQGYYDTITPAVIRRNVLEAPAWYTAYTPYQPEISQGRLEALLNFQTMVQDLVGLPIANASLLDEATAVAEAVLMMRRANKNKDARDGKTVLDADVLPQTIAIVKGRAEALGFEVEVTDLSNGLPDGDINGIVLQQPGASGRVWDQSATIAAAKERGALVTVAADLLALTLITPPGEQGADIAVGSTQRFGVPLFFGGPHAAYMAVAKGLERSMPGRLVGVSKDDAGLPAYRLALQTREQHIRREKATSNICTAQALLAIVSSFYAVYHGPDGLKAIAERVHNNARALATTLKIAGRELAAEAFFDTVTVSVPGKAAKVITAAEARGINLRHIDADTIGVSVDETTTPEILSAIAVAFGAGPVVDAEGFDLPAEVLRTSEYMQHPVFNTHRSETQLLRYIRRLSDRDLALDRTMIPLGSCTMKLNATAEMEAISWPEFASIHPFAPESQTKGWRELISGLEADLAEITGYDQVSLQPNAGSQGELAGLLAIRGYHRANGDTQRNVCLIPASAHGTNAASAVLAGMKVVVVATAADGTIDHEDLYAKIEANKDVLSAIMITYPSTHGVYDADVTEICEAVHAAGGQVYVDGANLNALVGLAQPGKFGGDVSHLNLHKTFCIPHGGGGPGVGPVAAKAHLAPFMPGDANKAAHEEGHGVAISASNFGSAGVLPISWAYVKLMGGEGLTEATKAALLAANYVAVRLNEYFPVLYTGEGGLVAHECILDLRDLTAKTGVTAEDVAKRLIDFGFHAPTLAFPVAGTLMVEPTESEDLAEIDRFIEAMITIRKEIDQVANGDFSVQDSPLRNAPHTASAVVNSEWTRQYSREQAVFPVHHLKQDKYFPPVGRIDGAAGDRNLICSCPPLSEFEN from the coding sequence ATGACGATTCAATCCCTTCCGTCTGCCTTTGCAGACCGGCATATCGGTGCACGCCGCCGGGCTGACGTGGACACCATGCTCAAGGCCGTTGGCTACGACAGCGTTGATGGACTGGTGGACATCGCCGTTCCCAACTCAATCCGCCAGTCCAAGCCCCTTGCGCTCAAAGACGCGCTGAGCGAGGTTGAGGTCCTTGCGGAGCTGCGCAGGCTCGCAGCCAAGAACAAGACGGCCGTGCAGATGATCGGCCAGGGCTACTACGACACCATCACGCCCGCCGTCATCCGCCGGAATGTCCTGGAGGCCCCGGCCTGGTACACCGCCTACACCCCGTACCAGCCCGAGATTTCCCAGGGCCGGCTCGAGGCACTGCTGAACTTCCAGACCATGGTCCAGGACCTGGTGGGCCTGCCGATCGCCAACGCCTCGCTGCTGGATGAAGCCACCGCCGTGGCCGAGGCCGTGCTGATGATGCGCCGCGCCAACAAGAACAAGGACGCCCGCGACGGCAAGACCGTCCTGGACGCCGACGTGCTGCCGCAGACCATCGCCATCGTCAAGGGCCGCGCCGAGGCGCTGGGCTTCGAAGTTGAGGTCACCGACCTGTCCAACGGCCTGCCCGACGGCGACATCAACGGCATCGTGCTCCAGCAGCCCGGTGCCTCCGGGCGGGTCTGGGACCAGTCCGCCACTATTGCGGCGGCGAAGGAGCGCGGCGCACTGGTCACCGTGGCCGCTGACCTGCTTGCACTGACCCTGATCACTCCTCCGGGCGAGCAGGGCGCCGACATCGCCGTCGGCTCCACCCAGCGCTTCGGGGTGCCGTTGTTCTTCGGCGGTCCGCACGCCGCATACATGGCCGTGGCCAAGGGCCTGGAGCGTTCCATGCCGGGCCGCCTGGTGGGCGTATCCAAGGACGACGCAGGCCTCCCGGCGTACCGCCTGGCGCTGCAAACCCGCGAGCAGCACATCCGCCGCGAAAAGGCGACATCCAACATCTGCACCGCGCAGGCCCTGCTGGCCATCGTCTCCTCCTTCTACGCCGTCTACCACGGCCCCGACGGACTGAAGGCCATCGCCGAGCGCGTCCACAACAACGCCCGCGCCCTCGCCACCACGCTCAAGATCGCAGGCCGGGAACTGGCCGCCGAGGCGTTCTTCGATACGGTCACGGTCTCCGTCCCGGGCAAGGCCGCCAAGGTCATCACCGCTGCCGAAGCACGCGGCATCAACCTGCGCCACATCGACGCCGACACCATTGGCGTGTCCGTGGATGAAACCACGACGCCGGAAATCCTCTCCGCGATCGCCGTCGCCTTTGGAGCCGGCCCGGTAGTGGACGCTGAGGGCTTCGACCTGCCCGCAGAGGTGCTCCGCACCTCCGAGTACATGCAGCACCCGGTGTTCAACACCCACCGGTCCGAAACCCAGTTGCTGCGCTACATCCGCAGGCTGTCGGACCGGGACCTGGCGCTGGACCGCACCATGATCCCGCTGGGCTCGTGCACCATGAAGCTGAACGCCACCGCCGAAATGGAAGCCATCTCCTGGCCGGAATTCGCTTCCATCCACCCGTTCGCCCCCGAGTCCCAGACCAAGGGCTGGCGTGAACTGATCAGCGGCCTGGAAGCCGACCTTGCGGAAATCACCGGCTACGACCAGGTGTCCCTCCAGCCGAACGCCGGTTCCCAGGGCGAGCTCGCCGGCCTGCTGGCCATCCGCGGCTACCACCGCGCCAACGGCGATACCCAGCGCAACGTGTGCCTGATCCCCGCTTCTGCCCACGGCACCAATGCCGCCTCTGCCGTCCTGGCCGGCATGAAGGTCGTCGTCGTTGCCACGGCCGCGGACGGCACGATCGACCACGAGGACCTGTACGCGAAAATCGAGGCGAACAAGGACGTCCTCTCGGCGATCATGATCACCTACCCGTCCACCCACGGCGTGTACGACGCGGACGTGACCGAGATCTGCGAGGCTGTGCACGCTGCCGGTGGCCAGGTCTACGTTGATGGTGCCAACCTGAACGCCCTGGTGGGACTGGCCCAGCCCGGCAAGTTCGGCGGCGACGTCTCCCACCTGAACCTGCACAAGACCTTCTGCATCCCGCACGGCGGCGGCGGACCCGGCGTCGGGCCCGTTGCGGCCAAGGCCCATCTGGCGCCGTTCATGCCCGGCGACGCCAACAAGGCAGCGCATGAGGAAGGCCACGGCGTGGCCATCAGTGCCTCGAACTTCGGTTCCGCCGGTGTCCTGCCGATCTCCTGGGCGTACGTGAAGCTCATGGGCGGGGAGGGCCTGACCGAGGCCACCAAGGCAGCCCTGCTCGCAGCGAACTATGTTGCCGTGCGCCTGAACGAGTACTTCCCGGTGCTGTACACCGGCGAAGGCGGCCTCGTGGCGCACGAATGCATCCTGGACCTCCGCGACCTGACCGCGAAGACGGGCGTTACCGCGGAGGATGTGGCCAAGCGCCTCATCGACTTCGGCTTCCACGCCCCCACCCTTGCGTTCCCGGTGGCCGGCACCCTGATGGTGGAGCCCACCGAGTCCGAGGACCTGGCCGAGATCGACCGCTTCATCGAAGCCATGATCACCATCCGCAAGGAAATCGACCAGGTGGCCAACGGCGACTTCTCTGTCCAGGACTCCCCGCTGCGCAATGCACCCCACACAGCGTCCGCCGTTGTGAACTCCGAATGGACCCGCCAGTACAGCCGCGAGCAGGCCGTCTTCCCCGTCCACCACCTCAAGCAGGACAAGTACTTCCCGCCGGTGGGCAGGATCGACGGCGCCGCCGGAGACCGGAACCTGATCTGCTCCTGCCCGCCGCTGTCCGAGTTCGAAAACTAA
- the purU gene encoding formyltetrahydrofolate deformylase, which produces MQAVADPETGREFVLTFHCPDALGIVQAVAAYLLEQECYIVDIKQFGDRASGRFFMRIHVTSQVELNLGRLRAGFGQVAQEWQMDWRLERHGRKQPILVMVSKYEHCLNDILFRARSGELPVEIAAVVSNHPDLEPLAAWHGVPFHHIPVTPETKADAEERLLALVDDYAVELVVLARYMQVLSDEATTRLSGKAINIHHSFLPSFKGAKPYHQAYERGVKTVGATAHYVNSELDEGPIISQQVIEVDHTYSASDLVTVGRDAECKALTNAVRWHAEGRIVLSGNRTVILR; this is translated from the coding sequence CTGCAGGCAGTGGCAGATCCGGAAACGGGCCGGGAATTCGTGCTGACGTTCCACTGCCCGGATGCCCTTGGCATTGTCCAGGCGGTGGCGGCATACCTGCTGGAACAGGAATGCTACATCGTGGACATCAAGCAGTTCGGCGACAGGGCGAGCGGGCGGTTCTTCATGCGCATCCACGTCACCTCGCAGGTTGAGCTGAACCTTGGCCGCCTCCGGGCCGGTTTCGGCCAGGTGGCCCAGGAGTGGCAGATGGACTGGCGGCTGGAACGCCACGGACGCAAGCAGCCCATCCTGGTGATGGTCTCCAAGTATGAGCATTGCCTCAACGACATCCTGTTCCGCGCCCGCAGTGGTGAGTTGCCCGTGGAGATCGCCGCCGTGGTGTCCAACCACCCGGACCTGGAACCCCTGGCCGCCTGGCACGGTGTTCCGTTCCACCACATCCCGGTCACGCCGGAAACCAAGGCCGATGCCGAGGAGCGGCTGCTGGCCCTGGTGGACGACTACGCCGTGGAGCTGGTGGTGCTGGCCCGCTACATGCAGGTGCTCAGCGACGAGGCCACCACCCGCCTGAGCGGGAAGGCCATCAACATCCACCACTCGTTCCTGCCCAGCTTCAAGGGTGCAAAGCCCTACCACCAGGCCTACGAGCGCGGCGTCAAAACGGTGGGTGCCACCGCCCACTACGTCAACTCGGAGCTGGACGAAGGGCCCATCATCTCGCAGCAGGTCATCGAGGTGGACCACACGTACTCCGCCTCGGACCTGGTCACGGTTGGCCGCGACGCCGAATGCAAGGCGCTCACGAATGCCGTTCGCTGGCACGCTGAAGGGCGGATTGTCCTCTCCGGCAACCGGACGGTCATCCTCCGCTAG
- the glyA gene encoding serine hydroxymethyltransferase: protein MSGASSAAGTVAFEQVVSPSLNADLAALDPEIAAKIDDELGRQRDGLEMIASENHTAAAVMQAQGSVLTNKYAEGYPGKRYYGGCEHVDVIEQLAIDRVKALFGAGFANVQPHSGAQANASVMHALIKPGDTIMGLNLAHGGHLTHGMRINFSGKLYNVVPYQVREDTHTIDMAEVERLAQEHKPQLIVAGWSAYARQLDFAEFRRIADSVGAYLMVDMAHFAGLVAAGLHPSPVPHAHVVTSTTHKTLAGPRGGIILSNDPDVAKKINSAVFPGQQGGPLEHVIAGKAVAFKIAASEEFKERQERVLAGARILAERLVQPDVTARGISVVSGGTDVHLVLVDLRNCELDGQQAEDRLAAIDITVNRNAVPFDPRPPMVTSGLRIGTPALATRGFGEDAFREVADIIAEALIADAGADLSGLRHRVEALAAAHPLYPGVAPLS, encoded by the coding sequence GTGAGCGGCGCTTCATCCGCTGCGGGCACCGTGGCCTTTGAACAGGTGGTCTCCCCCAGCCTGAACGCAGACCTCGCTGCCCTGGACCCCGAGATTGCGGCAAAGATCGACGACGAACTGGGCCGCCAGCGCGACGGCCTGGAAATGATCGCTTCCGAGAACCACACAGCCGCAGCGGTCATGCAGGCGCAGGGCTCGGTGCTGACCAATAAGTACGCCGAGGGCTACCCGGGCAAGCGGTACTACGGTGGCTGCGAGCACGTGGACGTCATCGAGCAGCTGGCCATCGACCGGGTCAAGGCCCTGTTCGGCGCCGGGTTCGCCAACGTCCAGCCGCACTCCGGCGCCCAGGCCAACGCCTCGGTGATGCACGCGCTCATCAAGCCCGGCGACACCATCATGGGACTGAACCTGGCCCACGGCGGCCACCTGACCCACGGCATGCGGATCAACTTCTCCGGCAAGCTCTACAACGTGGTCCCGTACCAGGTCCGCGAAGACACCCACACCATCGACATGGCAGAGGTGGAGCGGCTGGCCCAGGAGCACAAGCCGCAGCTCATCGTGGCCGGCTGGTCAGCCTACGCGCGCCAGCTGGACTTTGCCGAGTTCCGCCGGATCGCCGATTCCGTGGGTGCCTACCTCATGGTGGACATGGCACACTTCGCCGGACTGGTGGCCGCGGGCCTGCACCCCTCGCCGGTCCCGCACGCCCACGTGGTCACCTCCACCACGCACAAGACCCTCGCCGGTCCGCGCGGCGGCATCATCCTCTCCAACGACCCCGACGTCGCGAAGAAGATCAACTCCGCCGTCTTCCCGGGCCAGCAGGGCGGGCCGCTGGAGCACGTCATCGCCGGCAAGGCCGTGGCGTTCAAGATCGCGGCGTCCGAGGAATTCAAGGAGCGGCAGGAGCGCGTCCTGGCCGGCGCCCGCATCCTGGCCGAACGCCTGGTCCAGCCGGACGTCACCGCCAGGGGCATCAGCGTGGTGTCCGGCGGCACCGACGTGCACCTGGTCCTGGTGGACCTGCGCAACTGCGAACTCGATGGCCAGCAGGCAGAAGACCGACTGGCTGCGATCGACATCACCGTCAACCGCAACGCGGTCCCCTTCGACCCGCGTCCGCCAATGGTCACCTCGGGCCTGCGCATCGGCACCCCGGCCCTGGCCACCCGTGGCTTCGGCGAGGACGCCTTCCGCGAGGTTGCGGACATCATTGCCGAGGCATTGATTGCCGACGCCGGCGCGGACCTTTCCGGGCTGCGTCACCGCGTCGAGGCACTCGCCGCCGCCCACCCGCTCTACCCGGGCGTCGCACCACTGTCCTGA
- the gcvH gene encoding glycine cleavage system protein GcvH, which produces MAKVAAELKYSAEHEWIAADGSGPSVVGVSAVAAEALGDIVYVDLPEVGATVTAGETCGEIESTKSVSDLYSPVTGEVTEVNDDVVSDPAVINNDPYGAGWLFKVTVTEEGPLLSAQEYAEANGGEL; this is translated from the coding sequence ATGGCTAAAGTTGCCGCTGAACTGAAGTACTCCGCCGAACACGAATGGATCGCCGCCGACGGCTCCGGCCCGTCCGTGGTGGGCGTGTCCGCCGTTGCCGCCGAGGCACTGGGCGACATCGTCTACGTGGACCTGCCCGAGGTTGGCGCCACGGTGACCGCAGGCGAGACCTGTGGCGAGATCGAGTCCACCAAGTCCGTCTCCGACCTGTACTCCCCCGTGACGGGCGAGGTCACGGAAGTCAACGACGACGTCGTCAGCGACCCCGCCGTGATCAACAACGACCCCTACGGCGCCGGCTGGCTCTTCAAGGTCACCGTCACCGAAGAGGGCCCGCTGCTGTCCGCACAGGAATACGCCGAAGCAAACGGCGGCGAACTGTGA